In a genomic window of Acetonema longum DSM 6540:
- the nuoE gene encoding NADH-quinone oxidoreductase subunit NuoE, whose product MSNENEVKKCCCGGNASQMAQLDAILAKYQGVQGALIPVLQEAQNAYGYLSKEVVECIAKKMGIPVSQVYGVITFYSQFHLNPRGKNIIRVCQGTACHVRGGKAILQALEDQLHISAGQTTPDLKFTLETVACIGACGLAPVMMINDDTHGRLTTDILPEILAKY is encoded by the coding sequence ATGAGCAATGAAAACGAAGTAAAAAAATGCTGCTGTGGCGGCAACGCCAGTCAGATGGCGCAATTGGATGCGATTCTGGCCAAATATCAGGGTGTGCAAGGCGCCTTGATTCCGGTTCTGCAGGAGGCCCAAAATGCCTATGGGTACTTGTCGAAAGAAGTTGTAGAATGCATAGCGAAAAAAATGGGTATCCCGGTAAGTCAGGTTTATGGAGTCATTACCTTCTATTCGCAGTTTCATCTAAATCCCCGGGGTAAAAATATCATTCGGGTCTGTCAGGGAACAGCCTGCCATGTAAGGGGCGGTAAGGCGATCTTACAAGCCCTGGAGGATCAGCTTCATATTTCTGCCGGTCAAACCACGCCGGACCTGAAATTCACCTTGGAGACGGTGGCCTGTATCGGCGCCTGCGGTCTGGCGCCAGTCATGATGATCAATGATGATACTCACGGGCGGCTCACCACCGATATTCTGCCGGAAATTCTGGCCAAATACTAG
- a CDS encoding ATP-binding protein, whose protein sequence is MHELSLHILDLVQNSLEAGANDIFLEIIEDRPKDELMLRVTDNGKGMHETLLGTVRDPFVSTRKTRKVGLGLPLIDMTARQAGGSLDIESKPGKGTVVKATYCLNHIDCPPLGKIGAALKALLVGNPGVNIRYYHQVDSQTFSLSTQEIRGILHGIPLTHPDVLLWLDGHIRENLARLYGGVK, encoded by the coding sequence ATGCATGAACTCTCGCTGCATATTTTAGATCTGGTTCAAAACTCCCTGGAAGCGGGAGCGAACGATATCTTTCTGGAAATTATCGAGGACCGGCCAAAAGATGAGTTAATGCTCCGCGTGACTGATAACGGCAAAGGAATGCATGAAACTCTGCTGGGAACGGTTCGCGACCCGTTTGTAAGTACCCGAAAAACCCGCAAAGTTGGGCTGGGCTTGCCGCTCATTGACATGACGGCCCGGCAGGCCGGCGGCAGTCTGGATATCGAGTCGAAACCCGGTAAGGGAACGGTGGTTAAAGCGACCTATTGTTTAAATCATATAGACTGTCCGCCTCTGGGCAAAATTGGGGCTGCGCTGAAAGCTTTGCTGGTCGGCAATCCGGGAGTAAATATCCGCTATTATCATCAGGTTGACAGTCAGACCTTTTCTCTTTCCACTCAGGAAATTCGCGGAATTTTGCATGGTATTCCGCTGACTCACCCGGATGTGCTGCTATGGCTTGACGGGCACATTCGGGAGAATTTGGCGAGACTTTACGGGGGTGTTAAGTGA
- a CDS encoding (2Fe-2S) ferredoxin domain-containing protein produces MKTLEDLKRLREKLQDETRLRHSSGTQIIIGMGTCGIAAGAREVMTAILDEIAKRNLQDVEVRQTGCIGMCEKEVLVDVVRPGEPRITYGKVKPAVVSKIIAEHVVNGRIVEELVVGKITRDR; encoded by the coding sequence ATGAAAACACTGGAAGATTTAAAACGTCTGCGGGAAAAACTACAGGACGAAACCCGCCTGCGTCACAGCAGCGGAACACAGATTATCATCGGTATGGGGACCTGCGGTATCGCCGCCGGAGCCAGGGAAGTAATGACTGCCATTTTGGATGAAATAGCCAAGCGTAATTTACAGGACGTGGAGGTCAGGCAAACTGGCTGTATTGGCATGTGTGAAAAAGAAGTGCTGGTGGATGTGGTGCGTCCCGGGGAGCCCAGGATTACTTATGGCAAAGTTAAACCCGCCGTGGTGTCTAAAATTATTGCAGAACATGTGGTAAACGGACGGATTGTGGAGGAGCTTGTAGTCGGCAAAATCACCAGAGACCGTTGA